TTTTTAAAAATAAATGATGTTTATCGAATAGTAATTTTTTTTATGGTTAAAGCTATATCGCAATTTTATAAAACCGTCAAATTGAGTGATTTTTCGAAGTAAAACAAAGAATCCCGAAATTTGTTGGAATTATCGAAACTATGCTTTATGATGAAAATATTCTTTATCTTATATGTTAAAAAGTCATTATATGTTGTTTGTCAAACTCACGTTTATAAGAATTTTTTTTAAGCCACTAATTCATTAATGACTACAAGATTTTTAATGCATTAGTGGCAAAAGAGAAAAATATTGAATAATTATATAAACGAAAACGATATAGTTTGATACTTTTGCAAAAAAAAATCTATTATGCCTACATTACAACACATCGATATTCAATTGTCAGAGCAAGCCAAAATGAGCAAAACAGTTGCTCAACTCATCAAAATTGTGCAAGATTTATGGTTTGACCGAGCGGTTGAACTCGTTCTTTTTAGAAATTCACTTATCAACAAAAGTGTTGCTGAGGTTTTAGATTTGCACCATTACACACGTGCATTTGTAGAAAAACCCATCAGTGTCTTTGAATCTTTAAACATAGCTGAAGCACTGCTTGAAATGGAAACGCCACCAGCTAAAATAGATTTGGGCAAACTTACCCACGAATTTCAACATGAAAGTCAAGACTACGAAGATGTCAACGATTTTTTAGTCTCTAAACTTATAGGCATTGAATACCATTCTGATATCACACCAAAAGATGTTATTCTCTATGGTTTTGGAAGAATTGGTCGGCTTTTAGCTCGTGAACTCATGACCAAAACGGGAAGTGGCAACCAACTTAGGTTAAGAGCCATTGTAACTCGAGGAAATATCACCGATGAGATTATTGACAAACGCTTGTCTTTGTTAAAAAACGACTCCATTCACGGCGAATTTCACGGCAATGTGGTTGCAGATTATGAAAATCAAGCTTTGGTTATAAACGGTACTACAGTTTATTTGATCACCTCAAATTCGCCAGAAAATATCGATTATACACAATATAGCATTCAAGATGCCTTGGTTTTAGACAATACCGGAGCATTTCGAGATAAAGAAGCTTTGAGCCGACATCTCAAAGCCAAAGGCGTGTCAAAAGTTTTGCTTACCGCACCTGGCAAAGGCGTGCCTAATATCGTTCACGGTGTCAACCAAAACCAATTTGATTTAGACCAACACGATATCTTTTCGGCGACCTCTTGCACAACCAATGCTATTACGCCTATTTTAAAAGCCATTGAAGATACATTTGGCATCGAAAACGGTCATCTTGAAACCATTCATGCCTATACCAACGACCAAAACTTGGTTGATAATATGCATAAAAAATACAGACGTGGTCGTGCTCTTGCCATCAATATGGTGATTACCGAAACAGGTGCGGGCAAAGCGGTTGCCAAAGCACTTCCTCAATTAGAAGGCAAATTAACTTCTAATGCTATTCGGGTTCCTGTGCCAAATGGCTCTTTGGCAATTTTAAATCTCAACCTAAAATCTGAAGTGAGCCTTGAAAACATAAACAAGTGTATCAAAACTTATGCACTTGAAGGCGAATTGGTTGAACAAATTAAATATGCCATCAACAATGAAATGGTGTCAAGCGATATTATTGGCAACGCAAAACCATCTATTTTTGACAGCAATGCAACAATATCAGAACATCCAAAAAACTGCATACTTTATGTTTGGTATGATAATGAATACGGCTACAGCCATCAAGTTATCCGTCTGGCTAAACACATAGCGAAAGTCAGGCGGTTTACGTATTATTAATGATAAACAAAATTTTTTAGAAGCAGAAAAACTTTAGTCTTGTTTGCTAAGGTCGGTTCCCGCTTTCCGCTATAGTTGTTTGTCTTTTGTTTTTTTTTGTCTGTGCGTTTCGTGGCTTCCGTTGGTCGCCACGCCTCGTCCACAAAAAATAACTATTAAAAACCGTTGAAACGCTTAGGATTGTGCATTTTCCATAGCCCACGGTTTAAACC
This genomic window from Flavobacterium sp. CS20 contains:
- a CDS encoding glyceraldehyde-3-phosphate dehydrogenase, which codes for MPTLQHIDIQLSEQAKMSKTVAQLIKIVQDLWFDRAVELVLFRNSLINKSVAEVLDLHHYTRAFVEKPISVFESLNIAEALLEMETPPAKIDLGKLTHEFQHESQDYEDVNDFLVSKLIGIEYHSDITPKDVILYGFGRIGRLLARELMTKTGSGNQLRLRAIVTRGNITDEIIDKRLSLLKNDSIHGEFHGNVVADYENQALVINGTTVYLITSNSPENIDYTQYSIQDALVLDNTGAFRDKEALSRHLKAKGVSKVLLTAPGKGVPNIVHGVNQNQFDLDQHDIFSATSCTTNAITPILKAIEDTFGIENGHLETIHAYTNDQNLVDNMHKKYRRGRALAINMVITETGAGKAVAKALPQLEGKLTSNAIRVPVPNGSLAILNLNLKSEVSLENINKCIKTYALEGELVEQIKYAINNEMVSSDIIGNAKPSIFDSNATISEHPKNCILYVWYDNEYGYSHQVIRLAKHIAKVRRFTYY